In Nocardia sputorum, a single genomic region encodes these proteins:
- a CDS encoding YeiH family protein, whose translation MTIVRRHGPGLLAAAGIATAATYAGTVWPALGAPVLALTGGAIFGVFARRAGDERFAPGLASAQERLLGAAIVMIGLGLPVGAVVSVGRSSMLVLLGTLAVGALAAVVAGRLLALDRESAVLVAVGSTICGASAIAAATAVLKPDRDRVAYALGTIFVFNVVAVLVYPPLGHLLGMSEEAFGLWAGTAINDTSSVLAAGVAFGSGAAHFAVIVKLVRSLAIIPMCVGLYLGVRRDGGGATPLWRTIPLFVVLFVAASALAATGVIPSSWTPPLSHLSAWLIAVVLAAIGTTLTPQRLRTAGHRPLFFGGILALTLGISSLALQLATGWR comes from the coding sequence ATGACGATTGTTCGCCGGCACGGTCCCGGTCTTCTCGCGGCGGCCGGTATCGCCACCGCCGCCACCTACGCGGGCACGGTGTGGCCCGCCCTCGGCGCGCCAGTGCTCGCGTTGACCGGTGGCGCGATATTCGGGGTGTTCGCGCGCCGAGCAGGGGACGAGCGTTTTGCGCCGGGCCTGGCCTCCGCGCAGGAGCGATTGCTGGGTGCCGCCATCGTCATGATCGGGCTCGGCCTGCCCGTCGGCGCCGTCGTCAGCGTGGGCCGGAGCAGCATGCTCGTGCTGCTCGGCACACTTGCCGTCGGCGCGCTGGCAGCGGTCGTCGCCGGCAGGCTGCTCGCGCTGGACCGGGAGTCGGCCGTCCTGGTGGCGGTGGGCAGCACCATTTGCGGCGCCTCCGCCATCGCCGCCGCCACCGCCGTCCTGAAGCCCGATCGCGATCGCGTCGCCTACGCTCTCGGCACCATCTTCGTCTTCAACGTCGTCGCCGTGCTCGTCTATCCGCCACTGGGGCACCTGCTCGGCATGTCCGAAGAGGCGTTCGGCCTGTGGGCGGGCACCGCCATCAACGACACATCCTCGGTCCTGGCCGCCGGAGTGGCCTTCGGTTCCGGCGCAGCGCATTTCGCTGTCATCGTCAAGCTGGTCCGCAGCCTGGCGATCATTCCGATGTGTGTCGGGCTGTATCTCGGAGTCCGCCGCGACGGCGGCGGCGCCACTCCGCTGTGGCGCACCATTCCGCTGTTCGTCGTGCTGTTCGTCGCCGCGTCGGCCCTGGCCGCCACCGGCGTGATTCCCTCGTCCTGGACGCCGCCCCTGAGCCACCTCAGTGCCTGGTTGATCGCCGTAGTCCTGGCCGCCATCGGGACCACCCTCACGCCGCAGCGTCTACGCACCGCGGGCCACCGTCCCCTGTTCTTCGGCGGGATCCTCGCCCTCACCCTCGGCATATCCAGCCTGGCCCTGCAACTCGCCACCGGTTGGCGGTAA
- a CDS encoding serine hydrolase domain-containing protein, with product MSAMRRHRRRIALAGVGLLGALAVQACGTDTGDGEPTRNEMYRPVTQALDMLVRSGFPGAQVTIDGPDGHRVLTTGAGDLATGVPIADDARVRIGSNTKTFVATVVLQLVADGKVDLEAPIERLLPGVVQGNGNDGSRITVRQLLQHTSGLPDYLAGGDPALTAVASTPQLRADADEIRWAHYEPADLVRIALSMPPRFEPGARSVYTNTNYILLGMLIEKITGRSAELEIAGRILEPLGLRDTYFPDAREIGIRGPHPRGYHETGGRRIDFTDLDSSWAGTAGAMVSTPDDLNRFFTALLTGKLLRAAQLAEMKQTIPWDRGEPGSGYGLGLIHHPVSCGKEVWGHGGSIPGFATRNGVASDGTAVVVTVNQLPVDTAASDAVSKLFDAAVCAR from the coding sequence ATGAGCGCAATGCGGCGACATCGCCGAAGGATCGCGCTGGCCGGTGTCGGGCTGCTGGGCGCGCTCGCAGTCCAAGCATGCGGCACCGACACCGGCGACGGTGAACCAACCCGAAACGAGATGTACCGCCCCGTCACTCAGGCCCTCGACATGCTGGTTCGCAGTGGCTTCCCAGGCGCGCAGGTCACCATCGACGGCCCGGATGGCCACCGGGTGCTGACCACCGGCGCGGGCGACCTGGCCACCGGAGTGCCCATCGCCGACGATGCCCGGGTCCGGATCGGCAGCAATACCAAGACCTTCGTCGCCACCGTCGTGCTGCAACTGGTCGCCGACGGCAAGGTCGATCTCGAGGCGCCGATCGAACGCTTGTTACCGGGCGTCGTGCAGGGCAATGGCAATGACGGCAGTCGCATCACGGTCCGCCAACTGCTCCAGCACACCAGCGGCCTGCCGGACTACCTTGCCGGCGGCGATCCGGCTCTGACGGCTGTCGCGAGCACCCCGCAGCTGCGGGCCGATGCCGACGAAATCCGCTGGGCTCATTACGAACCCGCGGACTTGGTGCGAATCGCCCTGTCGATGCCGCCCCGATTCGAACCGGGGGCGCGTTCGGTCTATACGAACACCAATTACATTCTGCTCGGCATGCTGATCGAGAAGATCACCGGGCGCTCGGCCGAGCTCGAGATCGCCGGCCGCATCCTGGAACCACTGGGCTTGCGCGACACCTATTTCCCCGACGCGCGCGAGATCGGCATCCGGGGGCCGCATCCGCGCGGATATCACGAAACCGGCGGTCGCCGCATCGATTTCACCGATCTGGACTCCTCGTGGGCCGGCACCGCGGGCGCGATGGTCTCCACCCCCGACGACCTGAACCGCTTCTTCACCGCCTTGCTCACCGGGAAGTTACTGCGCGCAGCGCAGTTGGCCGAGATGAAACAGACCATCCCCTGGGACCGCGGAGAACCCGGTTCCGGTTACGGACTCGGCCTGATTCACCACCCGGTCTCCTGTGGCAAGGAGGTGTGGGGCCACGGCGGCAGCATTCCGGGCTTCGCAACCCGCAACGGCGTGGCGTCCGACGGCACCGCCGTCGTGGTGACCGTCAATCAGCTTCCGGTCGATACGGCCGCCTCTGACGCGGTGTCGAAGCTGTTCGATGCCGCTGTCTGCGCACGATGA
- a CDS encoding TetR/AcrR family transcriptional regulator, which yields MSRSGATLSRSDQRRDAVIDAAITEFARAGYHGTPISTVAATAQISPAYVFKLFPSKVTLFVAALERCFDSIERAMSSGAAHVDDGAGPEQILHAMGGAYAELISDKSLLMLQVHAQSVADVPEIGEALRRGLAGVTELAKRRSGADDELVQRFIAFGQLCHLITTLGLEGDTSPWATILTAGIRHPNNY from the coding sequence ATGAGCAGGAGCGGAGCCACACTCTCCCGATCGGACCAGCGTCGCGACGCCGTCATCGACGCCGCGATCACCGAGTTCGCCCGGGCCGGTTACCACGGCACACCGATCAGCACCGTGGCGGCGACCGCGCAGATCTCCCCGGCGTATGTCTTCAAACTCTTCCCCAGCAAGGTGACGCTGTTCGTCGCCGCGCTCGAACGATGCTTCGACTCCATCGAGCGGGCGATGTCCTCCGGGGCCGCCCACGTCGACGACGGCGCCGGTCCCGAGCAGATCCTGCACGCGATGGGCGGGGCTTACGCCGAACTCATCAGCGACAAGAGTTTGCTGATGCTGCAGGTTCATGCTCAGTCCGTGGCGGATGTCCCGGAGATCGGCGAGGCGCTGCGCCGCGGCCTGGCCGGCGTGACCGAGCTGGCCAAACGGCGCTCCGGCGCCGACGACGAACTCGTGCAACGATTCATCGCCTTCGGGCAGCTCTGCCACCTGATCACCACCCTCGGACTGGAGGGCGACACCAGCCCGTGGGCCACCATCCTCACAGCGGGCATTCGCCACCCGAACAATTACTGA
- a CDS encoding ferritin-like domain-containing protein yields the protein MSTPDTSTLLAQLRAVLSLTNTELQVAETRIAQARTEAVRRELSENAENARARAQAIEAAIRDLGGVPELVGPFLGQAAAAVKAMVEQALPFDEALLGDLTLEHQLVDRARYIKALATTAQLPEVVELAERLITAHSATVDWLTTVLAEDALGGPAALRRTPLQAAAGTAVKLFNLPVTWSARGLDRALDTVRATPPALGGLLAQGARAGDVAVKTLSASRDAALETAEQVARREGADAAADALRSIRTSGVPEPGELPIDDYDELNVSQAVAEVKELTDPADIRAIVAYEEAHKNRHGVVSAAQTRLAAIAQEVAGLI from the coding sequence ATGAGCACACCCGATACCTCTACTTTGCTGGCGCAGTTGCGCGCGGTGCTGTCGTTGACCAATACCGAGCTCCAGGTCGCCGAGACCCGCATCGCCCAAGCCCGCACCGAAGCGGTGCGCCGGGAGCTGTCCGAAAACGCCGAGAACGCCCGCGCCCGCGCGCAGGCCATCGAGGCCGCCATCCGCGACCTGGGTGGAGTCCCGGAGTTGGTCGGCCCATTCCTGGGTCAGGCCGCCGCGGCGGTCAAGGCGATGGTCGAGCAGGCGCTGCCGTTCGATGAGGCCCTGCTCGGTGACCTGACTCTCGAACACCAACTGGTCGACCGCGCCCGCTACATCAAGGCTCTCGCGACCACCGCCCAGTTGCCCGAGGTGGTGGAGTTGGCGGAGCGGTTGATCACCGCGCATTCGGCGACGGTGGACTGGCTGACCACCGTCCTGGCCGAGGACGCCCTCGGCGGCCCGGCCGCGCTGCGCCGCACCCCTTTGCAGGCCGCGGCCGGGACCGCGGTGAAACTGTTCAACCTCCCGGTCACCTGGTCTGCTCGAGGCCTGGACCGGGCCTTGGACACCGTGCGTGCCACCCCACCCGCGCTGGGTGGATTACTGGCCCAAGGCGCGCGGGCGGGTGATGTCGCCGTCAAAACCCTCTCCGCGTCCCGTGACGCCGCGCTCGAAACCGCCGAGCAGGTCGCGCGCCGCGAAGGCGCCGACGCCGCCGCCGATGCCCTGCGGTCGATCCGCACCAGCGGGGTCCCCGAGCCCGGCGAGTTGCCGATCGATGACTACGACGAGCTGAACGTCTCCCAAGCCGTCGCCGAGGTGAAGGAACTCACCGACCCCGCCGACATCCGAGCGATCGTCGCCTACGAGGAGGCCCACAAGAACCGCCACGGCGTCGTCTCCGCCGCGCAAACCCGACTCGCCGCCATCGCTCAAGAAGTCGCCGGCCTCATCTAA
- a CDS encoding LysR substrate-binding domain-containing protein, producing MTLPPGTPDLEVLDLLVSVAELGSLGAAGRRHGISQPAASMRISALERRLRLRLLDRGPTGSALTDSGRSIVEYARAVLDAARAFGAGVAALHAAQVPHLRIAASKTLADHRIPQWLGVLRESYPEVAVSLEVDNSRQVAESVRSGRADVGFVEGPHPPPGMGSRVLGVDELVVVVAPGHPWARRRRPVTLRELATTPLLWREPGSGTRDTVWEILGAACQPARPAAELGSAATIVASARAGVAPAVLSRLIAASDLGNGTLTEVRVDDTVVLTRNFRAIWRRRTPPSGPAEVLVRCASGDGDHGGRCL from the coding sequence ATGACGTTGCCGCCGGGGACACCCGATCTGGAGGTGCTGGACCTGCTCGTCTCCGTGGCGGAGCTGGGCAGCCTGGGCGCGGCCGGGCGCAGGCACGGCATCAGTCAGCCGGCGGCGAGTATGCGGATCAGCGCCTTGGAACGGCGGCTGCGGCTACGACTGCTGGATCGCGGGCCGACCGGATCGGCGCTCACCGACTCCGGGCGCTCGATCGTGGAATACGCACGAGCTGTGCTCGACGCGGCGCGGGCCTTCGGTGCGGGCGTGGCCGCCCTGCACGCGGCCCAGGTTCCGCACCTGCGCATCGCGGCGTCGAAAACCCTTGCGGATCATAGGATCCCGCAGTGGCTCGGCGTCCTGCGCGAATCGTATCCCGAGGTGGCGGTGTCCCTCGAAGTGGACAACTCCAGGCAGGTCGCGGAATCGGTCCGGAGCGGTCGGGCGGACGTCGGTTTCGTCGAGGGGCCGCATCCGCCACCCGGCATGGGCAGTCGGGTGCTCGGCGTGGACGAGTTGGTCGTGGTCGTCGCGCCCGGCCATCCGTGGGCCCGGCGCCGCCGTCCGGTGACGTTGCGCGAACTCGCCACCACTCCCCTGCTGTGGCGCGAGCCGGGTTCGGGCACCCGCGACACAGTCTGGGAGATCCTGGGCGCCGCATGCCAGCCTGCCCGTCCCGCCGCCGAACTGGGCTCGGCCGCGACCATCGTCGCGTCGGCCCGGGCCGGGGTCGCACCCGCGGTGCTGAGCCGGTTGATCGCGGCGTCCGATCTGGGCAATGGAACCCTCACAGAAGTGAGAGTGGACGACACCGTCGTACTCACGCGAAATTTCCGCGCTATCTGGCGCCGTCGAACGCCTCCGTCGGGACCGGCGGAAGTTCTGGTCCGATGCGCCTCGGGCGACGGCGACCATGGGGGGCGGTGTCTCTGA
- the galE gene encoding UDP-glucose 4-epimerase GalE — protein sequence MKILVTGGAGFVGATVTRLLLDAGHNVTVIDDLSRNDDRQIPHDAEFIKLRVHDIAQILTPTAGYDAVLHFAGLIAAGESMHHPEWHWDNNTRASLALLDAIHTAHVSRLVFSSTAAVYGEPTHLPLLETSPTNPVNTYGDTKLAIDKAITTYTRASTLGAISLRYFNVAGAHHCGDGTMIGERHNPETHLIPLALDTALGHHDKLTLYGDDYPTPDGTCIRDYIHITDLAHAHLLALDNIHPGEHKIYNLGNGIGYSNHQVIQAIQDVTGIPFDIETAPRRPGDPATLYASSQLAQRELGWTPQKPEITDIVRDAWKFHSRRSAP from the coding sequence ATGAAAATCCTGGTCACCGGGGGTGCAGGATTCGTCGGAGCCACCGTCACACGACTGCTCCTCGACGCCGGACACAACGTCACCGTCATCGACGACCTCTCCCGCAACGACGACCGCCAAATCCCCCACGACGCCGAATTCATCAAACTCCGCGTCCACGACATCGCCCAAATCCTCACCCCCACCGCCGGCTACGACGCCGTCCTGCACTTCGCCGGCCTCATCGCCGCAGGCGAATCCATGCACCACCCCGAATGGCACTGGGACAACAACACCCGCGCCTCCCTCGCCCTGCTCGACGCCATACACACCGCCCACGTCAGCCGACTCGTCTTCTCCTCCACCGCCGCCGTCTACGGCGAACCCACCCACCTGCCCCTGCTCGAAACCTCACCCACCAACCCAGTCAACACCTACGGCGACACCAAACTCGCCATCGACAAAGCCATCACCACCTACACCCGCGCCTCCACACTCGGCGCGATCTCCCTGCGCTACTTCAACGTCGCAGGCGCCCACCACTGCGGCGACGGCACCATGATCGGCGAACGCCACAACCCCGAAACCCACCTCATCCCCCTCGCCCTCGACACCGCCCTCGGCCACCACGACAAACTCACCCTCTACGGCGACGACTACCCCACCCCCGACGGCACCTGCATCCGCGACTACATCCACATCACCGACCTCGCCCACGCCCACCTCCTCGCCCTCGACAACATCCACCCCGGCGAACACAAGATCTACAACCTCGGCAACGGCATCGGCTACTCCAACCACCAAGTCATCCAAGCAATCCAAGACGTCACCGGAATCCCGTTCGACATCGAGACAGCACCACGACGACCAGGCGACCCCGCAACCCTCTACGCCTCCTCCCAACTCGCCCAACGCGAACTCGGCTGGACACCACAGAAACCAGAGATCACCGACATCGTGCGGGACGCGTGGAAGTTTCATAGTCGGCGGTCCGCGCCCTGA
- a CDS encoding alpha/beta hydrolase, translating into MLLHGAWLHASSWQGWSRCLTSRGYAVSAPRWPGEPDTVAATRADPSGWRGLGLAALTAHYARVARSFDTPPVLIGHCVGGLIAQYLLGVNLARAAVALAPIPPGDLTRPVLAWPAVPESPGTPASLSRREFQEFFANAVEASEAAALFDRHVVPMPRRLLGDIGARSEPGQPDLPVDTGNRTRGPLLLVSGQEDLLAPDSMTRAMYKRYGDSVAVSDLAQFADRGHSLVIDSGWPAIADHVLGWLTDHGIRA; encoded by the coding sequence GTGTTGCTGCACGGCGCGTGGTTGCACGCGTCGTCGTGGCAAGGGTGGTCACGGTGTCTCACGAGCCGGGGGTACGCGGTGAGCGCTCCCCGGTGGCCCGGTGAGCCGGACACTGTGGCCGCGACCCGCGCCGATCCTTCCGGGTGGCGAGGTCTCGGACTGGCGGCACTGACGGCGCATTACGCGCGCGTCGCGCGCTCGTTCGACACTCCCCCGGTGCTCATCGGCCACTGTGTCGGCGGTCTGATCGCCCAGTATCTACTCGGCGTGAATCTGGCTCGGGCGGCCGTGGCACTGGCGCCGATCCCGCCGGGCGATCTCACCCGGCCGGTCCTCGCATGGCCCGCCGTACCGGAATCCCCAGGCACGCCGGCCAGCCTTTCCCGGCGCGAATTCCAGGAGTTTTTCGCCAACGCGGTCGAGGCGAGCGAGGCCGCCGCACTCTTCGACCGGCACGTCGTCCCTATGCCCCGGCGGCTGCTCGGTGACATCGGCGCGCGAAGCGAACCCGGGCAGCCGGACCTGCCGGTGGACACCGGCAACCGGACCCGCGGACCGTTGTTGTTGGTCTCCGGGCAGGAGGACCTCCTGGCGCCCGACTCGATGACGCGGGCGATGTACAAGCGCTATGGCGACTCCGTGGCGGTGAGCGACCTCGCGCAGTTCGCCGATCGCGGGCATTCCCTCGTGATCGACAGCGGGTGGCCCGCGATCGCCGATCACGTCCTCGGCTGGCTGACCGACCACGGCATCCGGGCCTGA
- a CDS encoding excalibur calcium-binding domain-containing protein: protein MTSTRRHVAALLSCAAVTLTAAACGAESASTPTTTTLVSTSVVSAGRTTLLPPTTTDVPLPPTTLETTKASTSPPAAVAPVPPAAVVPTPPAAAVPVPPRPAAPSVYYSNCAAAKAAGAAPLRRGEPGYRSELDRDKDGIACE from the coding sequence ATGACATCAACACGACGACATGTTGCCGCCCTCCTTTCGTGCGCGGCAGTGACGCTCACAGCCGCCGCTTGTGGTGCCGAATCCGCATCAACCCCAACCACCACAACACTCGTCTCCACATCAGTCGTATCCGCCGGTCGCACGACACTCCTGCCGCCGACAACCACTGACGTACCACTGCCGCCGACCACACTGGAAACGACCAAAGCCTCCACCTCGCCGCCGGCTGCGGTCGCACCTGTCCCGCCCGCGGCAGTGGTACCGACACCTCCGGCGGCGGCCGTGCCGGTGCCACCTCGACCGGCAGCTCCCAGCGTCTACTACTCCAACTGCGCCGCCGCCAAGGCCGCGGGCGCCGCGCCGCTACGGCGGGGAGAACCCGGCTACAGATCAGAGCTGGACCGCGATAAGGATGGCATCGCCTGCGAATAG
- a CDS encoding transposase has translation MIGRTGPATRFATAVAYATYNGTAPIEIASADRQVHRLSRYGDRQLDAALHTIAMVQVRMPASAGRAYYDRRIAAGASPRAAMRCLKRHLSNVIWRIMIADDTNRHRSPAEPCCAT, from the coding sequence CTGATCGGACGCACCGGTCCGGCGACACGGTTCGCGACCGCAGTCGCCTACGCCACCTACAACGGCACCGCGCCGATCGAGATCGCCAGCGCCGACCGCCAGGTACATCGGCTCAGCCGTTACGGAGACCGGCAACTCGACGCCGCCCTCCACACCATCGCCATGGTCCAGGTCCGCATGCCCGCCAGCGCTGGCCGCGCCTATTACGACCGCAGGATCGCTGCCGGAGCATCCCCACGCGCGGCCATGCGCTGCCTGAAACGACACCTGTCCAACGTCATCTGGCGGATCATGATCGCCGACGACACCAACCGCCACCGAAGCCCAGCCGAGCCATGTTGTGCGACTTGA
- a CDS encoding alpha/beta fold hydrolase has protein sequence MTINRRLFGGALAVGAAGVAAGSLAACSAAEPTPATAQAGAALRAGAGAHTTLGPVQQIEAGLLNVGYVQYGPATGTPVLLLHGWPYDPFSYADVGPLLATAGYRVIVPYLRGYGPTTFRSERTVRNAQQSAIARDVVDLMDALGIDAAILGGFDWGSRTADIVAALWPQRCRALVSVSGYLVTSLTGNQQPLPPQAELGWWYQYYFATERGRQGYARNRHDFNKLIWRNASPQWDFDDATYDRSAAAFDNPDHVDIVIHNYRWRLGLAPGEPQYDGYEQQLAAAPAIAVPTITLASDFDGAAKDGAAYRGRFTGRYQHRVLDGIGHNVPQEAPKPFAQAIIDADHL, from the coding sequence ATGACCATCAACAGACGATTGTTCGGCGGAGCCCTGGCGGTGGGCGCCGCAGGGGTGGCCGCCGGCTCACTCGCCGCCTGCTCGGCAGCGGAGCCGACGCCCGCCACGGCGCAGGCGGGCGCTGCTCTGCGGGCCGGGGCGGGCGCCCACACGACGCTCGGCCCGGTCCAGCAGATCGAGGCGGGGTTGCTGAACGTCGGATACGTCCAGTACGGCCCCGCCACCGGCACACCGGTGCTGCTGCTGCACGGCTGGCCATACGATCCCTTCAGCTACGCCGACGTCGGGCCGCTGCTCGCGACGGCGGGCTACCGAGTGATCGTGCCCTACCTGCGCGGTTACGGCCCGACAACGTTCCGATCCGAGCGGACCGTCCGCAACGCCCAGCAGTCGGCGATCGCCCGCGACGTGGTCGATCTCATGGACGCCCTCGGTATCGATGCGGCGATCCTCGGCGGATTCGACTGGGGTTCGCGCACCGCCGACATCGTCGCCGCGCTATGGCCGCAACGCTGCCGGGCCCTGGTCTCGGTGAGCGGATACCTGGTCACCTCACTGACCGGCAACCAGCAGCCGCTGCCCCCGCAAGCCGAACTCGGCTGGTGGTATCAGTACTACTTCGCCACCGAGCGCGGTCGCCAAGGCTACGCCCGCAACCGGCACGACTTCAACAAGCTGATCTGGCGCAACGCCTCCCCGCAGTGGGACTTCGACGACGCCACCTACGATCGCAGCGCGGCGGCGTTCGACAATCCCGACCACGTGGACATCGTCATCCACAACTACCGCTGGCGCCTGGGACTGGCGCCGGGCGAACCGCAGTACGACGGCTACGAGCAGCAACTCGCGGCCGCTCCGGCCATCGCGGTGCCGACCATCACCCTGGCCAGCGATTTCGACGGCGCGGCCAAGGACGGCGCCGCCTACCGCGGCAGGTTCACCGGTCGCTATCAGCACCGGGTGCTCGACGGCATCGGGCACAACGTGCCGCAGGAGGCCCCGAAGCCCTTCGCCCAGGCGATCATCGACGCCGACCACTTGTGA
- a CDS encoding medium chain dehydrogenase/reductase family protein produces MSTITATEIVLPGRVEPRGLLITHRDLPAAGPGQALVRVEASGVSFAEQQMRRGKYYDQPPFPFVPGYDLVGIVTAVGAGVDPALVGSRVAALTKTGGWVSHALLDAADLVRVPTGLDAAEAETFVVNGITAWQMLFRTAKARTGQTILVHGANGGVGSTLVQLARAHGIHVIGTASARNADAIEALGATWVDYRGDVAHQVRLLAPHGVDAVFDHIGGPGIRDSFALLAPHGTLVSYGTAATKNDEGNSRLPVLKLLIQLTLWNMLPNHRNAHFFNLWAGKRNLPRFRSRIAEDLGNIFDLAAKGALSAQVAARIPLTEAARAMELAESGTVVGKVVIVADAHH; encoded by the coding sequence ATGTCCACCATCACCGCCACCGAGATCGTCCTTCCCGGCCGCGTCGAGCCGCGGGGACTGCTGATCACCCACCGCGACCTGCCCGCAGCAGGGCCGGGCCAAGCCCTCGTCCGAGTGGAAGCCAGCGGCGTCTCCTTCGCCGAGCAGCAGATGCGGCGCGGCAAGTACTACGACCAGCCACCGTTTCCTTTCGTGCCCGGCTACGACTTGGTAGGGATCGTGACCGCGGTCGGAGCCGGTGTGGACCCGGCCCTGGTCGGCAGCCGCGTCGCCGCGCTGACCAAGACCGGCGGCTGGGTCAGCCACGCCCTGCTCGACGCCGCGGACCTCGTGCGGGTCCCCACCGGACTCGACGCCGCCGAGGCGGAAACCTTCGTCGTCAACGGCATCACGGCATGGCAGATGCTCTTCCGGACCGCGAAGGCGCGAACCGGACAGACCATCCTCGTGCACGGCGCGAACGGCGGCGTGGGCTCCACCCTCGTCCAACTGGCCCGCGCCCACGGAATCCACGTCATCGGGACCGCGTCGGCGCGCAACGCCGACGCCATCGAAGCCCTCGGCGCGACCTGGGTCGACTACCGAGGCGACGTGGCGCACCAGGTTCGCCTGCTCGCTCCCCACGGCGTGGACGCGGTCTTCGACCACATCGGCGGCCCCGGCATCCGCGACTCGTTCGCCCTGCTGGCACCGCACGGCACCCTGGTCTCCTACGGAACCGCGGCCACCAAGAACGACGAAGGCAACTCACGACTTCCAGTGCTGAAATTGCTCATCCAGCTGACGCTGTGGAACATGTTGCCCAACCACCGCAACGCGCACTTCTTCAACCTGTGGGCGGGCAAACGCAACCTCCCCCGCTTCCGCAGCCGCATCGCCGAGGACTTGGGCAACATCTTCGACCTCGCCGCCAAAGGCGCGCTCAGCGCACAGGTCGCTGCCCGCATCCCCCTGACCGAGGCCGCCCGCGCCATGGAACTCGCCGAGTCCGGCACGGTCGTCGGCAAGGTCGTGATCGTGGCCGACGCCCACCACTGA